cattaaagaaaaagaaaaaatagaggtgtagaatttttttgaaataaaaaacaattttgaaatttttaaaaaaatacggAAGTACCGGAAAAAAACGTGGAGTGGTGCAAGGTGTAACCTTTAAAAGGGTTAAAGTTTTAGAAACTTCGTAGCCcaaattctgttttttttttcatagccAATACCATGTGTTCTTTCACAATGATtcgtataaattattttgtggAGTATTATTGTGTGaaataaataggaaaaaaagagaaaaataatgtttgtttGATGCCTTCAAGAGGCACAAAAtatttctcaattaaaatttttcacGTTTACAAAAGTTATTGGCTTTCTAAAATTTACTAAACACTTATTTAGACATGGTTGGATATTGGAAATGGTGAGGAAGAAACATTATGATTACTCACGATTAAGGTTAcaactaaaaaaacattttttctttagaTAAGCTTCTTTCCAAACATGTATacttaagaatttttttattacaacataacttagatatttttttttttctttcttgcaagtattttaaaaccatccaacaTTTTTAATTGACAATACttctcttatattaaaaattttaggtTTGTATCTCACGattaaaaaactcaaatattataaacaaaagttTATTCATGAACCCAATCACGTTCTTCacatcaaatttaataattattattaattataaataataaagtcaATCAAAGAGATTATATTAGTACGAGTAAAACTTTATActaaaaaaccaataaaaaagtaagatttatattaaatatattttattattattattaggaaAAAAGCatcattttggtatttttttcaaaaaattatcaaaattaacaattaaaaaaaatatataaaaacaaacaagtCATATTAAagtattatgattttattgtaaaaacaaatcatatcaagataatataattttagtctaaaatatttttttaatatgatttcagtttaaaataatttaaattaaactcgTGTGTCAAttctaattcaaaaatattttactctatAATCATGTCATTTTAATGTGACTTTTTACagtaaaattatatcaaattatttagacttatctatttttatattattttttttcaaaaacgctaattttaataattttaaaaacaaattacaaacaTTTCGGTGTTTATTTTGCCTTATTATTACCGCTAAAAATCGAACAATAAAAGATATAGAAGAGTAAATAGTACGAATTTGGTCTACTATGGGTGGAttggattatataattttagaaatttagaaTTTCTAATGTACTTTTGGTGAGTTAGTTGAAAATGCAATGATGCATACCGAAGTAATGTCCTTAAATTACATTTGATAagattttttaaacatttgaaataaTATACAAGGGAAAACACATTTCAACACAcagtaattaataaaaaaattaaagagaaaacatttaaaaaatatcaattagcCAATCATTATTTcgttaaataaatgaaaattaagttaatctgcaaaaaaaaaaaggttttatttaataatttaaatattaaaaaaaaatgtaatggaacTAAACCCCTCCGAGGAGCGTTGAACACTGATTAAGCAGCAGTGGTTGCAGTTTGATTGTCTTTCGTCGTGGCCGTCGGAATTTAGTGCAGGAAGGAAGTAATTGGAGATAAAGAAAACGAGTTGTCTCTGACATTGTCTTGGAAGCGAGAAGCGGAAGAAAAAGGAGTTTAGGTCAAGGTTGTGAGAAAGAAGAGAGGAGAATCAATGGAAGACGGTGAGATAGAAGAGGGATCAATAGGTGGTGTAGAGGAAGAGGAGCATTCCTCAGAGCCTCACAAGTCGGAGGAATCGCCCTACGAAATCTTGCGCAACAGCAAGGCTTTCGTAGAGAACATCGTCGCCGACATACTCTCCATTAAAAAAGACCGAAAACCTAAACAACATCTTCGGGATCTCGCTACTCAGATGTTCTTACACTTCATCACTCTTCGCCAGGTACTCTACTCTGCACTTCTCTTGCATTCTCATTCTCCGATTTAGTCTTTataactctctttcttttgttttcaggCAAATCGCTCTATCTTGCTAGAGGAAGACCGCGTCAAAACCGAAACGGAGCGTGCCAAGGCGCCGGTGGATTTCACTACGCTGCAGCTTCACAACCTCATGTACGAGAAAAACCACTATGTTAAGGCGATAAAGGCCTGCAAAGACTTCAAATCGAAATATCCTGACATTGACCTTGTTCCGGAGGAGGAGTTTTTCCGCGACGCTCCACAAGATATCAAGGACTCCGTTTTGTCGAACGACGCTGCGCACAATCTCATGCTCCGGAGGCTCAATTTCGAGCTATTCCAGGTTACTTTGCGATAAAATTCCTAGTTAACGAGTCTACTTAACAATTTGAAATTGGGTGGATTGGAAAATTGGGATAGTGAAACAGAAAGGAATGTACAATATAGTTATTGTacgttttcatttttattataatggcTTCTGGCAGACGTTTATGCAGTGCGCCTCTGCCCTCAATGTTTTGCATTGAAAAGCTAGAAGCAAGGTTTTTAATTGCACTCGTGTTTTTATTTGGTCCTTGATATTGTGGGAAATTGTGGACGAATGCGACCTAGTTACAGTTGCAAAGACTCCAAAATTTTCGATTTTGTGATTGAAATCATGGTTGCAGACTAATCTTTAGAACCTTGTGGAGAAGTTAATGCTCTTATAGTTAAACACAAGGAGGGGATGAAGCCaacatgaaaattttgaagATCATATAGATGTTAGCGACTCTGACTATGATTCTTTACTACCGTATGCTGAAATCCAAAATAGTGTTATAGAACTTCCTaatgaatttgagttttttttcaaaaaagatcTTCATTAGGAGAACACTATTTCAAAGGAAAGACTATACACACACGCACGTACTAAATAGAATTTAAACCAAATAAACATATGTATACATAATAATTCTTAAACTCAGAAAATTTCtcgaatatataatttttttttaaatctgtcgAACAATCAACTGAACTGTTTTACTTACTACTATATGAGGCAAGCTCAAAGTTAAGACAACTCTAAGATATGAACCAAATCTCAGGTGGTATTTCCATATCGATCTATGATCTGACTAATGCATGTTTACATGCATACACTTCTTAGGTGGGATTTCCACATCAGTTGAGCAcatcatcttttatttttaaaaactataacaaaaaaaacaaacaaaaattaggCCTGCTCCTAATTTCACTGCAATTTAGTAGAAAAGTGTTTGTATACGTGGGACCCACATTTAAAATTctgtactttttttttgttttctgaagcaaataatgaaaattagtATTTGTATCCTGTTTCCTTCCTCTCCATTTTCACCCATCTAAACATAGGGTTAGTCTTTCAAAGGTTCATTTGTCTATTACTATTCCTTTAGTGACCAAGTGGCTTTGAATTTTTCTTGCAAATAGTTGTAGGCAtgcttataattattatttccaATTTTGTATCAGCGTAAAGAACTCTGCAAACATCATGAGAAGCTGGAACTGCAGAAGAAAATCCTCTTGCAGACTATTGCAAACCGAAAGAAATTCCTGACAAGTCTCCCATCACATCTCAAATCTCTTAAGAAGGCCTCCTTGCCTGTACAAAACCAGCTCGGACTTCATCATACTAAGAGATTAAAGCAGCATCATTCTGCAGAGTTACTTCCTCCAGCCCTATACGTGATTTACTCACAGTTGTTGGCTCAAAAGGAGGCCTTTGGAGAACCCATTGATCTGGAGATTATAGGAAGCCTGAAAGATGCTCAAGCTTTTGCTCGTCAACAGGCTCACAAGGACAATGGTAATGGAtagttgattttttaattttagcatTATTCTTGTTTGAATATGTGTTGTCTGTACTCTTGCAGCTGATAGCGTCTCTACTGACACTGGATTATACCCATGGACGTTATCTCTTTAATGAATTAACTTTAAACCTGAACTTCACATCAATTGTATTGTTTACTTGagatatttatagattttgaaaattgtCACTGGTTTTATTACTAAAATGTGATAAAAATACAGTAAAGGAAATTTATCACTAGTATGGAAGTACTGCTGTAGGTCATGTTTTATTAATGAtctttagttcatttttttctGGCTTAATTAAATGGatgtttaaaaatttagaatatttctACGCGTGTGCCTGGCATGGCTTTGGAATATCTGTACGAAGTTTAAATGGATTTGTTATTTCCAACATACCAAAATGGAACTTAAGGATTAACTATGATTTTTTATTGTTCAGACAATTCCACTACAGTGGAGAGTTCCAAATTGGAAGACGATGCtcctgatgaagaagaagatggtcAGAGACGGAGGAAAAGGCCACGGAGGGTTCAAGCAAAGGAGAGCCTTGACCAGGGGGGAATATTTCAAGTTCACCCACTTAAAATCATTATCCATGTGTACGAAGATCAGCATTCTGATTCAAAATCTTCCAAACTTACCTTAAGGTTTGAGTATTTGGTGAAGTTGAACGTTGTATGTGTTGGAATAGAAGGTTCTAATGAAAGTCCGGAGAAtgatatattatgtaatttattcCCTAATGATACGGGACTTGAGCTTCCACAGCAGGTTGTAGTGCCTTTACACAGTTATTGCATGATTTGTTTTCTTCCTGCAACTGTTAATCTATtctctatattattattatatgccATTTATTTCTATTTGAATGTTGGTGCAGTCTGCCAAACTCTTTGTTCAAGAGGCTATAGCATTCAATACTCTAAGAACTTCACGTCCTTACAAATGGGCTCAGCACTTGGCGGGGATTGAATTCTTGCCTGAGGTGTCTCCCTTACTTCTTACTGACGACAATGGAGCAGcgaagaatgaaaatgttatatCTGGTCTTTCACTATATCGCCAGCAGAACCGAATATCGACAGTTCTGCAGAGAATTCACGATAGAAGAAAAGCTCAATTGGCTCTTCTGTGAGTCACTGTTGTAGCATGTTTGCAGTTTTAGAATTTGAAGGCCTATCTTAATATTAATGAAGATGAATATCATGTTTTGATCAAATTAAAGTTTGCTATCAGTCATTGCTTTGGTTATGTGTTGAATTAGCTTCTTAGTATTGCTGCTTTGTTTGCCTTCCTATTGTAAGATCTGTTTGTGTGTATCCTGAATTTCGTACAATTTCATTCTATTTTCGAGCATCTCTGATAATCTTGCTTTACCTATTTGCTTGGGTACACTTGAGTTCTAATTTGATGAATTCTTCACCGGCTTACAGGGAACAGCTAGAATCTCTCGCAAAGCTTGACTGGCCTCGTTTGTCCTGCAGAAGTATTCCTTGGGCTTTTCACACTCCGTTGTGCAATTTGGATAGTTGGTCACCAGTAAGACTTCCACCTGTACCTAGAGAGTCCTCATCTCCTACTGTCATCGATGAAGAGGAGCATGTACAGGAACCAATGGATGCTGATGTAAATGAACGTTCTGATGTCACAAAAGCAGAACCTGAGAGTATTACAGAAGATGGGGAGCTTCCAACTTTGCTTCCTAACATGTCCAAGCTTGACCATTCCACACAGCTGAACTTAATTTCTAAAAGTATCCTTCCTCCACTCAATAAAATCAGGTCACAGAGTTTCAAAAAGTTTGATGACAGTTCTGATTTCTTGCTGGATACTGAAAGTGATCTAGATGAACCAGCGCAGACTGAACTAGAACATGAAAATACATTATCCAATTACCATGACAGAAATTCTGTATCATGGATGGATCATGGACTCAAGGAATTTTGTTTGGTTCTTTGCAGAAAAATCAGTGCAGATGAGAACAATGTGAATTTAGAAGCTAAGGTAAACGAATACTCTCCTTAATCTACTCAGTTTAATTCAGTGATCTGTTGGCAATTTCATCTAGACTTTTTACCATTTGACAGATAAAGATCAGTATGGAATATCCTCTAAGGCCTCCTCTTTTTGCATTGAGCGTTCGCTGTATATCTTCTGGGCAAAAGAGTGATAAGTTAGGATTAGAGTGGTATAATGAACTCCGTGCAATGGAAGCAGAGGTGAGTAACTAATCACTCAAGTTGTTACTGGAGTAAAACTATTAGCATCTTGTGTGTGGATATGATTCTCTTAGGAATGGGAATTATGGGATGGGACGGTAATACATAGCAACAATTTAGCTTCTTAGAACCACAGATCACTTTTAAGTTCTTGATAGAACGTTGTGGCCCATGTCCTCTCCCCTCTTCCTTTCCCTCCCTCGCCGGGGTTTCCCCAATAAAGTATAaagtacaaaagaaaaaagaggaaaagaataCCTAATATCTCTTCATCATACAAGTgttacatattttattcattttgtcCTGCTCATGGTCCTTGTTTGTGCTAACCCTTTCTAAATTGTAGGTCAATCTACACATACTGAGGATGCTACCTGTCAATCAACAAAATTATGTACTGGCTCATCAAGTTAGTTGTCTTGCTATGTTGTTCGACTATTATTTGGATGAGGCATTCCCATCGTCTGAAAGGACAAATTGTACTTCCGTGGTTGATGTTGGTTTATGTAAGCCTGTTACTGGTCGATTCCTGGGTAGATGTTTTAGAGGAAGGGATCGCAGGAAGATGATCTCCTGGAAAGACATGAAACTCAATTTCAGCTGTCCCCAATAGTTGTAGGTTCTTGTCTGTTGTTTACAAAGACATGAAGACTTCCCGCCAAACTGTCTCAAACAGTAATTCTCAGCTCTGGAGATGAGAAATGGATGCAATAGAATGTGGTGTGAATTTTTACTGTTGCAAGCATATGATCGTACCACTAATATATGCGTTCATCCAGCCATATTACAACATTGTTCTTGGCTCGTAGAACAAGAGAAATGGCGAAGACACTGATAGAATTTTGATGGGTTCATTTCAGCTGTTGactttttgttattattatatgatttgaTTTCTGGCGAATGCAGCTAGTTCGGTTTCAgtatattgaatttatattagttttacaTTACTGAGGTCTCCTTCGTAGTGAATGTAGTATTTTCTTGTATTGATTACTGTGATAGGAACCCAGTTCAAGAGGAACAGAAgattgtatgattgattgaAAACAAAAGCAATTACAGAAGATATCCCCATGTCATCCCAGAGCCAATGCTTCTCAGAGAAGAAGTGACTCTGTCCAACCTTTCATAAGTTTCGAACTGAAAGATGAACAAAATGCCACACCCACTCATTTCCATCGCTAACTGTCACAATCAATTCCCTGTAAAGTGGGATGCAGGATATTGAAACCTTCCACGTAAAGCCAACCCTTCTATTAATCCAATCGTATCATTAAGCACTTTTCATCGAGGAACCAAATTCTTCCTGCATCTCCATAATTTCATTCTATAccttcttaaatttaaaattttcaaatttacctTTCAGTTTTAGTTCCGGATAATCCAGAACGTTAAAAATCAACATTTTCTGTATTTCGTTGGAATACGAAATTTGTATTCTGGAATatctaacttttatattttagaatatataatttgatatataaaataaaaaatttactttgaaatgtacaattttaaatacaaatttatattttttaaatgtgtatttcgaaataaaaaaaatgtattatagaatattttaaattgtaaattttggaatataaaaaataaattgcaCCTCCATGTTTGATGTTCGGGAGTACAAATTCATAATGTGGCAGTTGCTCGACCTTTATACAAATTGGGTTTTCTGTGCCCCTAAATATTTGCTAGCACTTAAAGTTTTCGGCTTTGCTCATGAAATGTTTGCCATCTCTGATGTATTGTCTTAATAGACTTATTTGGCGGCCCTAGTGCATTCTTTACCAACTGCCTTTATTATCACCCAGCTGCGGTAGAAACAAAACCAGCAAGAACTTAAAGAACTCATCTCTACTGAACTGTAATTCGTTTAATATCAGCTGAAACAGAATTTGATTCTTAAATTTCTACATATATTTCTGTCGATGAAATCTTGATCTGGGAGAAGTTGCTAGAGTTTCATATACCTGTGCCATGCCAACCATTTTGGCTACGGGCAAAGTGGCAAAATTATACATATCGGCAGGTAAGACAGCAAAATTATACATACCGGCAGGTAAGACAGCGCACAACTAGaatgtatttgaaaaaaataatatattttggattgtgtgtaatttaaacattttaaattatacaatttaatattttttaaaacatattttgaattatataatttttaaggtATTTCTATTAGATTACATaatttgaaatgttagtttttaagtatattttgaattatctaattcataatttatttttggatttgaaaatattttttaaaaatttaaattctctGTTGATTCaatagaaaattcaaatttatttgaaaagcGTTTTTAGATTCAAAAGTACATTTTATGTTGCAtaattcagattttttttttcgaacaCATTAtgattatacaattcaaaaggtagagttttgttttttttttattattaagggTAAAAAGTCTTTCACCATCCCATGCAGGTGCATGATGAAAACATTGAGTACAGGAAGAATTTGGCTTTTGAAGATTGAACCATTAAGTCCAATAATGAGTCTGCTTGTAAAAGCTATGCTGGAATGTAATGTGCATCTTAGATTCTTAGGGGAACTCAATGAGAAATCAGACTGCCTGTAGATTTAACATGTTTAATTCACCTTTAGTGTGTCAAATTAGTACTTGAAAATTACAAGTCTCTTAAAGTTACATAAGTAGTAAATTTAATGTTGATTTATATAGTTATTAATGTATTTCATTACAATTAGTGAGTTAATTTGATTCTGTTCAAAATTTGGCAATTATTTTGGACTTGAAATTTGATAATCGGTAGTCCAATTTGATTCTTGCTAACACGGATTGAATTGAGGAATGCATGTTAAAGTTGAAGAACAGAGCTGACTAATAGTTTTCGTAGTCAAGAATTAAAATGGCATCACTGTGTGTagagattaaaattaataaatccTTGCCTTTAGTGATTAAAATGACTTAACAGTTGTCTATCTGAGcaattcatttcttttttatatttttgagatTACAATCTCAAActtcattttttcatttactCGTTAGGCTCCCGATCCCAAAGATACTAACCATGTTTCAGTACAATAGTAGTGACCACTTTTATGAATTCAGAAACAATACGCAACTTTTACGTGAATTGTTCTGAATCCCAGAAGCGGAAGAAAAATACACAGTGGTTTGGTTTACTTAATTATCTCCTCCAGAGTTGACAAAAGATGTCTGACTTTTCATTCTCATTTAGATATGCAAATGATAAAATGGAAGATCTCGTAATTAAAATATGGTGAATGAAGAGAAGTGCATATATTGGACACCCAATCTCACCAAATCAAATCCAGGAAATGTGCCACTTCACAAGATTGTCCAACCAATGGTGACAAGAAATTGGATGTGTGCTGAAACATATTCTCATGATACTATGCATACCCTTCCTAACGTGTTCAAAAGATAAGTAATTCGTGAAAGTTTCCAAGTGCTAATCTAAAAACTACCAGAGCCTCGATCTACAACAGAATAcgtttttataattatgtacaTATATTTTAACGGTAGAGTCATAGTACAATCTTCACTCTACCACGGACCAGTTTGTGTTCGTCTGAGGCGTCTTCTCTTGACTTCTCGTTGCAAATTCATCATTTCCTTAACCTGCAATATTATCGGATGAAAGCAAATTCAGTAAAAAGGATGCTTAAATTTGTATCTCTTACAATATATACTTTGAATCAGTAAGTCCTTGCATATTACAGTAACAACTTGTAAGAAAAAAACACAGACAGAACAATATCAATTAATAGTCCATTGAAATGGGAGCATTTCGTTCGAGTTTGAAAATCCTATGTTTTAGCTTTATACGATTCTGGAACAAGTGCAGACAGTCctaaacatatattaacacaaCGAAGCAGGGGAGAAAACCCTTATTAAAAAGGAATTCGTCAATTCGTCAATAGGACATTCTAGTTCATAATCACTGTAATTGTATTGTACTCATCAAAAGAGCTCCGAGTTTGGGGCATGACAGGCTAATATGATGAAACTTCTGAACGTGATAGTTGTATATAGATATGATATCTTATCCAGGAATTTAAAACATAAGCACAATCACCGCACGGAACTGACATTTCTTTATACGGAAAATCCTAGAGACTTCTAAGCTGAAATTCCAAAACCACTCCTCCACTAATGTAGCAAAAATTTACCCACCCACCcccaacaataaaaaacaacctAACTAGTAACATATTGTTCCAAAAGACTTTTTGGACACAAGCCATATGAACAGATCAGTAAACTGGTTTACATGGCTAAAATTATCTGATCTCAAAAATACATTCACTGACAGTGATTATTGCTGATGTCTCTCTACTACAACCTTTCATGTGATTCTATTGTAAGATTGATGATTACTAAGTGAACAGGATTTTCAGTTCATTTAAATggttatattaaaacatatttcttACTAGCTTTACATAATGATCATCAAATCAATTCAACACCCAtaaaccaaagaaaaaatgtCTGAGAGACAGAGACTAAAATAGAGAATTAAAAGTGATCCTTACAGACAATACATTgacaaatatttaatcaaataaaaatggACTGAAACACTTGTTTTAGTAATTAATCGCATGACATAATTAACGGAAAAACCTAAAGTAGGTGGTAGTTCAAATCAGGTCTATCATTGTAGCACAATTTTGCACCAAACCTACCACCTCATTCATCACAAGTTTAACATGACCGGCACACCAATTTGTGCCGCTGATTGACATAGTTTGTGACCACATTTTCTTCGGTATGCTCCATTTGTCGGTGAATATTTTTTGTGGAAAAAAATGGTCTTAGTTAAGGActgataaaataatatgtacTCGTGTAGAAAATTTAACCCTGATTCATGATATATGTTAACCAATCAGTCATGCAACAGGACATAAGGTTACAGCACTCCCTAAATTAAGGTCTACAAAATACTTTACAAGGactaatgaaaaataaaaacagcaAATGGAAtgctgacaaaaaaaaaaacttacttgatttttctgaatttccatGATTTCAGCCTGCAATACGCAAATAAATGTCGATTAGAGAAAATTTTAATGCGAACATTCGACATAAATTCGTATACATGGGTGCTTGCATTTGTATGTGAAGTGACATGAGTCAATAACCATAATTACCTGTTTTTTCACAAGTTCTTGGTTCTCTTCTTTTAACTTTGCAACTTCTGCTTCCAATTCCATGGTATAAGcctgaaacaaacaaaatgaaaatgtgAGGCCGAACTTACAccagaaaaataaatacatcTTACAAAATTTCAGCCTGCACTTCCTCCCACGTTATGTCATGCAAGttaatacatttttacttattatatgcttctttgGATTTTATGATGATCCAACTGTTAGTGATGTTCCCAACCAGCTGTTCAATTACCTTGTAATAACCTGGATCTTTACAACTTCTCATGATTGTAACTTCTCAAAATCTTTCACCTTTCATCAGATCAGATCGCTATCATATTACCATTCTGCTGCATAATCTTTCAAGGTATACAGCATGTTCACAGAGGATAAAAGCAGAACGTCAATGGCCGAGCAGTATTACTATTAGTAAAGAAATAACATGACGCATATCGTCATCATATTCTTTCGATTTTAGAACTGAACATTCACTAACCCTATTATAGAAAATTATGTGGCGTATTTTCATGAAAAATGTTACAGCTACTCCTCCCTCCTTTCTGATATTGAAAGTAAAATCTACAGTCTGCAACGGCAGGCATTTGATTATCTCATACCAGTAGATGGAGGTTGCAAGACAACAGATGAGTTGTAGACAAACACAAGTTTTATCATAGGCTCGTCTTGCATTTAGGCATTTAAACTGAAAGTTAAAGGTGTTTAATTAAAGCTTGAAAACGTAGCTTACAACCCTCCCAAAGCTCTTTTTAGCTGCTTTTTAATAAGCTTCATGCTAGCTTGATCTCATCAAAGTTATAGATTAAGCCCTAATGACATAAgctctttttaattaaatttttactcaAACATGCCTATGTACATGTTTAAAGTGATTGCATCAACCCATTGATATCCTTATGTTCTAACTAGAGAAATTAAACCAGTCTTTTTGCATTTAAGTAATTGTTCCTTTGAATATGCAAATGCAAGAGAACTATGATTGCTAAATTTAGGATAGTGGAACAAATATTCACCTGCTTGCGTGCCCGTGACCTGGCAGCTGACTCTCTGTTCTTTATCATCCTTCTCTGCCTCCTCTCTATCACCTTCTCCACAGCTCCTCCAGTCTTCCTCCCCCGCATGCCTCCGTTAAAGACATAAGGAACCGGTGAGACAGACGAGGTATCACCATTGCTCTTGGTCATCTTATCACCGGATATTTGGTTAGCAGCAGGAGACCCAGTAGCAACATGAACTGACCCAGGTGCCAAACCAACCCTACCAATCCCTCCACCTTGCATGCTCAAACCCTGATCACCACCGAGTCCCACAATCCCACCCCTAACCATTCCCTGGGGCATCTGAGCAGCTGCATAAGACATAGGACTCTGCTTAGGAAATATCTGCTGCTGATGCTGTTGCTGAGACTGTGGACTCTGCATCTGTGGCTGCTGACTGGACGATCTCACCCCATTAACACTCAAAGGCAAATTGGCAGAAGACTGAAGACCCACCAGTGGATCATTGTTCAACCGGTTACCCATCAAACCGGTAGCAGTAGAAACCTTGTTCATCTGCTGGAACCCAAACCCCAAACCGTTGTTATTCCCCGCACGAGCCAGATCCATGAAAACGCCGTCGTTTGGCTTCGCATCTTCTCTAACAACACCAGCTCTGACCAGAAACTCCTCCAAAGTCATCTCTC
This Vigna angularis cultivar LongXiaoDou No.4 chromosome 4, ASM1680809v1, whole genome shotgun sequence DNA region includes the following protein-coding sequences:
- the LOC108343218 gene encoding THO complex subunit 5B, translating into MEDGEIEEGSIGGVEEEEHSSEPHKSEESPYEILRNSKAFVENIVADILSIKKDRKPKQHLRDLATQMFLHFITLRQANRSILLEEDRVKTETERAKAPVDFTTLQLHNLMYEKNHYVKAIKACKDFKSKYPDIDLVPEEEFFRDAPQDIKDSVLSNDAAHNLMLRRLNFELFQRKELCKHHEKLELQKKILLQTIANRKKFLTSLPSHLKSLKKASLPVQNQLGLHHTKRLKQHHSAELLPPALYVIYSQLLAQKEAFGEPIDLEIIGSLKDAQAFARQQAHKDNDNSTTVESSKLEDDAPDEEEDGQRRRKRPRRVQAKESLDQGGIFQVHPLKIIIHVYEDQHSDSKSSKLTLRFEYLVKLNVVCVGIEGSNESPENDILCNLFPNDTGLELPQQSAKLFVQEAIAFNTLRTSRPYKWAQHLAGIEFLPEVSPLLLTDDNGAAKNENVISGLSLYRQQNRISTVLQRIHDRRKAQLALLEQLESLAKLDWPRLSCRSIPWAFHTPLCNLDSWSPVRLPPVPRESSSPTVIDEEEHVQEPMDADVNERSDVTKAEPESITEDGELPTLLPNMSKLDHSTQLNLISKSILPPLNKIRSQSFKKFDDSSDFLLDTESDLDEPAQTELEHENTLSNYHDRNSVSWMDHGLKEFCLVLCRKISADENNVNLEAKIKISMEYPLRPPLFALSVRCISSGQKSDKLGLEWYNELRAMEAEVNLHILRMLPVNQQNYVLAHQVSCLAMLFDYYLDEAFPSSERTNCTSVVDVGLCKPVTGRFLGRCFRGRDRRKMISWKDMKLNFSCPQ
- the LOC108343118 gene encoding ABSCISIC ACID-INSENSITIVE 5-like protein 5 gives rise to the protein MNFKSFGNEAGGDGGGRPVGNFSLTRQPSVYSLTFDEFMNSMGGSGKDFGSMNMDELLKNIWTAEEVQTMTSAGVATEDVGAGVSHLQRQGSLTLPRTLSQKTVDEVWKDISKDYGGHGGPNLAQTPRQPTLGEMTLEEFLVRAGVVREDAKPNDGVFMDLARAGNNNGLGFGFQQMNKVSTATGLMGNRLNNDPLVGLQSSANLPLSVNGVRSSSQQPQMQSPQSQQQHQQQIFPKQSPMSYAAAQMPQGMVRGGIVGLGGDQGLSMQGGGIGRVGLAPGSVHVATGSPAANQISGDKMTKSNGDTSSVSPVPYVFNGGMRGRKTGGAVEKVIERRQRRMIKNRESAARSRARKQAYTMELEAEVAKLKEENQELVKKQAEIMEIQKNQVKEMMNLQREVKRRRLRRTQTGPW